The following DNA comes from Sparus aurata chromosome 3, fSpaAur1.1, whole genome shotgun sequence.
GTCCGCTGGTCCTCAGTACACCCAGTTCACCGGGACCCACTGGGGTTCACTGCACAGTTTGTCCACGGCCGCCTGTAACGTCTCAAAGGCCTTGTCCAGGTTGTCGTTGACGATGGTCAGGTCGAAGTAGTGGCTGTACGCCCGCTGGATCCGAGCGCTCTCATCCACCGTCTTCCTCAGGTCCACATCCTGCCGACACACAGAGGAAAGGCAAGTTGGTGGAAATGTTTACGAGCTGTAGCTGTAGACACCATAAGCATGTGTGCTGATGATGTGCACTGCAGTGGTTGACTTACCGTGAGCTGCTTGGCGGTGATGCCTGCGTCCACCACAGCTTTGTGCATGCCTTTAAGAGTCTCAAAATCAGGCGCTGCAATGAACACCACGTAAGGCATGAACTCTGCAGTCTTCAGTACCTTCAGAGcctgaggagacacacagcaggtgACGTTAACCTCTGCCACACTTTGAGATGAGTGACATgtctttgacctttgacctcgcCTCACCTGTGGGTTGACATCCAGGATGCAGGTGCGTCCGGTGTCCACCACCTCGTGGATGGACTCGATCTTGGTGCCGTACAGGTTGCCGTCGTACTCGCCGTGCTCCAGGAAGCGGCCGGCCTTCACGTCCACCTCCATCTCCGTCCTTGAGGTGAAGTGGTAGGAGTTGCCGATCAGCTCGTCGTCTCGGGGCCGCCGTGAAGTGTCTGAACAAAACGCTCAGTAAAAACTTTGCATTACAGCATGACAGAGTTTAGAAATACTAAAATAATAGAAAGAGGCGTGTCATACATGGGATAGTGGTGCCAAAGCGTGTGGGATGGAGCACCATCAGCCGGTTCTTCAGGCTGCGTCGGCCCACACCCTGAGCACCAATCAGAACCAGCGTCTTTCTCTGGAATGGAGGCACCTTTGCCACTTCCTCATAGATCTGCAGCTCATGTCTGTCAAACTCTGTTTAAAGGACGGCACCATTAGTGACCAATCAAAGATGTGAGATAGGAGCCAACAGCGTGAACAGTCTTCTCACCTGCATTCTTGGCTGTCAGGtacatcatcttcttcttcttctttccagCTATGGTTCCACAAAGGATCCCTACAAAACAAGACCACATGTGTGcagatgtgttcatgtgttatTACAACACTTGGCCAGAAGAGGGCAGGCACGGATCACTTTTCTAAGCGTGAGCCACATCGCTTGCCTTCTAGCTGTAAATCAGTTTTGTGGTTAAAGCAATTGAAAAGTGACAGGAGTCGGGCAGGAAACCAGTTTACAGACTGAAGACCGATCCAGCTTTTAAACATTCATACTGATGGAGAGAAACAGCGAGTTGTCAGATGTTTTAGCTGTAACTGAAGCACGAGTCACAGTGTTTACTCAGAGATCagctgagaaacacacacacacacacaaaacataccTGACCCATCAAAGTCCCGAGGGACAAAAgctttcctcttctcctccaaGAACTGACTGGGGATCAGTCCCGTGGCTCCACCGACCACATGACAGGCCTAGCACAGATCACAGATCAGCACGGTCCAGTCCGGAAATCTCATGTCATTTTAAGGAAATGCCTGGATGAAGGCTCACCTGCCACCAGTTGGGATCCTCCCTGTTGACAATCTGAAGGATGTCACCTCTGTTGAAGGCCATCCCCGCCTCTCGACACGGGATCAGGTTGTCGTTGGCGGGGTTGTAGTCGAAGTACGGCCGCACGTACACCTgtgacagacacatgcacagctCTGAGTCTCTGCAGGAATGAATCCAACTCATGTGGGGGTTTGTCTCCATGGGAAAATGTGTCTCCATTACAATAAAAGGAAGCACATGCTGTCTCACACAGCAACGTTGGCTCATTCACACCCGTTACGTCCTGCGTCCAACTCTGCACCCAACACAGCTGTTCCCGCTGCGCCAAACAGTGGAGCAGCGGAGGCTTTTGCCAGGAAGGGTAAGAGCTCTGGCCAGTGTATTAGATTAAACACGCCGCCAGAGGAAGCAATAAAACAAGCCAGTAAAACACACTGCGCAGCTCGCCCTGAGTCACAGAGCAGGATGTGATTCTGCATTATGTCTCATTCGCTTTTACGGCTCTTCATTCAACTGAGGCCTTTTAAGCGCTTACCATTTCTATCTATTTACTCAGGATGCACAATATCTTCaggactttttgtttttgaatcgGGAGCCATAGCTGCTCGAGAATGATCTGCTGCACGCAGGAGGGAAAATATCTAAAGATATCATAAACTACTGTACTTTCCATGTGAGAGAGAGCGTGAGATTACAGGAAGCGTGTGTTAGGAGTGTGTGCAGGAAGCAGAAACAGCTAGTGTGACCTAGATAGTATGTGGAGTGTTATTAATAGGGCTCCCAGGGTTGACATTCCTGCGCAGGGGATTGTGGGAGGGCTGCAGGAGGGATCACCAGCCCTGCACCGCTGCCCAACATCTGCCGCTCATTACATAAGTGTGCCGCTTGTGTTTACATTAGCATCCTCTCTGACGTGCTCACCTGTGGAGGTGCCGGAGCGTCTCGGTAGCTCGGGAGGATTTTCAGCGTGATCCCGCCGCTGCAGTctttcagcatctcctggagcTCAGTGGGGTTGTTGCCCACGTCCTTCCCGTTCACTTCCTTTATGATGTCACCCACGTGGAGCAGACCCTGCCTGTCAATCATGCCGCCGTGGAGGATTCGAGCAATGACAAGGTCGTCTTTCTCCACGCGAAATGTCACGCcctgaggggagggagagagcaggGTGATGCttatcctcacacacacacacacacacacacacacacacacacacacacacacaccctgtttCACTCACCTTCACCTACAATTCCTCTATCTGacatctacacacacagacaggtgaccAAAACTACCAGGAGGATACAGGGGGACCTCTTTCTCCAGCTTTTGTCCTTCAGACACCCTTAAAAATAACTTAACATCtcctccagcacacacacacacacacacacacacacacacacacactctctctctgctcaccaGTGGCTCTCCGGCCTTCTTTCGGATGCCAATCATGCGCACAGCATCAGCCTGCATCAGAGCGCTGTTCACCGCCGCATCATTGGTCGTCTCAGTTGGGGGCGGGACTTCGTAGCACTTGGAGGCCACCATGTCGTGGGCCTCtaagagagactgagagaaagagaggaggacagcatgagagagagagtgatgatTAAAGCAGTTAGTCAGTAGTTTCCACTTGGTGTCGTACGACCAGCAGCTTGTGGTGCTTATGAAAGACGCCACATGACTTCAGTCAGTTTCGTGACCTAAAGACTCGACTTCTGTTACACTATGTTTAAGCATTTAGTTTCATCCTGTAATTGCCACTTGAGGTCACATTGAGCAGAAGCAACATAGTCTCACCTGTAAATAACGATGACAAAAAGGTGGATGACTAATGTGGAGGGTCAAAGTGCAAGAGTGTTTATTATCAAAGCAATTCTATGTAACTTctgaaaaggaggaaaagcTAATCATTTCTCCAAATAAAAAGCTAATACGCAATTAAACGCCTTTGTTCATTTGAATACACTCAGTGGTTTTGCTGTTGCAGCCTCACTTCTTCTAGTATGATAAGTTGCTTGCGGCGGCTTATTTAAGCAAATATTAGCTAACTTTAGAGATGTAAGTGTGTGAGAAACAGTTCTTCAGTCAGTCTGCTGATGTTAAAACCCTTCTTATGCTACCATTATGCTATGTTTTAGCATTTAGCACCGGGGCTACAGGGTGTGAGTAAAAATCACCAGGTAACCAGTGTAAAAGTTAATCAGGAGCAGTTTTAACATTCAGCAGAAGCTTGTAGTCTCACTGTTAATGATGTAAACCAAACGGCACCTTGCTGTTTAGATGGTTGATGTTTTGGGTAGAAAATGTGGACAGATGGTGAAATTGTagaacagaataaatgtttcatttgtgACGCTGCAGcatctgttgctgtttgtttaaaCCGTCTTCTGGGTTTTACTTCCTGAAGCattcaaatataaaatgtgacCACCGAGCTGTGTAAACTCTCAGCTACAGAGTCCTGCGTGCGTCTAAATTCTCCCCCGAAACAAATCATCTAATGGATCAAATCCCAGAAACGGACCATCAGAAAAATCTAATCAATTAATTCTCAGTTCACTGAATATCCATCCACCACAATTCATCAAAGCAAGTGTTTTTGGAGACACACTACTTTTTAAATGTCTCCAAAGCAATTAGATCAATACGTGAAGTTTATAAAAACTTACACACTGAATATGTGATGTAATATCTGTCCCCTCgttccctctctttcctcccagctcgtctctctgcctctgtctctctgtcgcTCTGTCGCTCAGTAGGTCAGAAGGGTCTTATCCTTCAGCTTACAGCATGAAGGGCTCTGATTGGTGCAGAGACTTGGCTGGAGCTCAGAAGTCTAACTCCTATTGGTCTAGCCTGTGTAAAGCCTCTGGTATGTCCGAGGATAAAAGGTTAATGTTCTACTGATGCATGAGGCCGGGATCCAAAACATCAGCTCCGTCTGTGCTACTGTAACTACGGTCAAAGTGTCACAAATCTGGGCTGAATGTTCACTGCGCTATAAACATTTGAATGAGAAAAATATCAACACTAATCTCTCGCATAcgtacagttacagttacatatTATAGTACTCTGGCCAAAGGTTGAATTACGGTCAGCAATGAGCAGTAAAACTTATCTGCCAAGTCAATCAGACTGCGTTTGTTTGCGTCATTCTTCTTGGTGTTGAAAGAAGAATATTTGGTCAAATTTGGTTTAAAAGAGCATCAGTTTCATCTGAATGTTAtccaaaaatgatttgaaaCTCAATCCACGAGCAGGAACATTTCATCCTCGCTCTGCTCACCTGGAAGTGTGGCTCCTTCAGGATCCTGGACAGTTCGGCCGCGCTGTCGTCTTTAACCTTGAGACCGCTGATGTCGCCCAGGATCTCCGTCACCAGCTCCACGTTGTTGTCCTGCACCGCCTCCAGCTTCACTTCCTCCAGCTGTTCTTGAGCCTGGGGCGAGACGGAGACGCTCAGAAAGGGCAGatattttttcctctctctcataaatctgtgcattgtgtgtgcatttattcGGGCGTGTGGATTAAAGAATGAAACTGACATTTACTGTGGGGTTATTTTGCTCTATAAACGAGCTGTCAGCCTCATGTTACAATCTTAAAAGTCGAGCATTTGTTTATGTTCAGGCGACTGTCATCTTTTCAGGTTCCAGCCCTGTGAGGAGCGGTGAAATGTCAGAGAATGACAACAGCCTGTGTCACAGGAGCTCCAGCTGTCCTCCGAGTCAACTCGCTGCACACTACAGTTGAAGTTGTGTGCAGAGGCATCGCCATACATGCAGTGTCAGTAAAGATGCATCACTTGGCTGACAGTGTGCGTTTGTGCAGTTCCTCTGTGTGCAGATGCACTGTCGCTCTGTTAGTCAAAGCCTTACTGTATTTCAGCATGCAAAGGGCTCAGGGGCCTCGGCAGCGGCCGGAGGTTAGTCTGCTCGCTGCTGCTCACGTCgagacatgtgtgtgtgctaccttAGCCAGGGTGCGTACAGTGGGGCTTT
Coding sequences within:
- the pals2b gene encoding MAGUK p55 subfamily member 6b isoform X7, which codes for MVASKCYEVPPPTETTNDAAVNSALMQADAVRMIGIRKKAGEPLGVTFRVEKDDLVIARILHGGMIDRQGLLHVGDIIKEVNGKDVGNNPTELQEMLKDCSGGITLKILPSYRDAPAPPQVYVRPYFDYNPANDNLIPCREAGMAFNRGDILQIVNREDPNWWQACHVVGGATGLIPSQFLEEKRKAFVPRDFDGSGILCGTIAGKKKKKMMYLTAKNAEFDRHELQIYEEVAKVPPFQRKTLVLIGAQGVGRRSLKNRLMVLHPTRFGTTIPYTSRRPRDDELIGNSYHFTSRTEMEVDVKAGRFLEHGEYDGNLYGTKIESIHEVVDTGRTCILDVNPQALKVLKTAEFMPYVVFIAAPDFETLKGMHKAVVDAGITAKQLTDVDLRKTVDESARIQRAYSHYFDLTIVNDNLDKAFETLQAAVDKLCSEPQWVPVNWVY
- the pals2b gene encoding MAGUK p55 subfamily member 6b isoform X6 — its product is MQQVVDNVGDLPTSAGAKDIDLLFLRGIMESPTAQEQLEEVKLEAVQDNNVELVTEILGDISGLKVKDDSAAELSRILKEPHFQSLLEAHDMVASKCYEVPPPTETTNDAAVNSALMQADAVRMIGIRKKAGEPLGVTFRVEKDDLVIARILHGGMIDRQGLLHVGDIIKEVNGKDVGNNPTELQEMLKDCSGGITLKILPSYRDAPAPPQVYVRPYFDYNPANDNLIPCREAGMAFNRGDILQIVNREDPNWWQACHVVGGATGLIPSQFLEEKRKAFVPRDFDGSGILCGTIAGKKKKKMMYLTAKNAEFDRHELQIYEEVAKVPPFQRKTLVLIGAQGVGRRSLKNRLMVLHPTRFGTTIPYTSRRPRDDELIGNSYHFTSRTEMEVDVKAGRFLEHGEYDGNLYGTKIESIHEVVDTGRTCILDVNPQALKVLKTAEFMPYVVFIAAPDFETLKGMHKAVVDAGITAKQLTDVDLRKTVDESARIQRAYSHYFDLTIVNDNLDKAFETLQAAVDKLCSEPQWVPVNWVY
- the pals2b gene encoding MAGUK p55 subfamily member 6b isoform X2, whose product is MVTAMEDACPNGVREEAEEMTPPGQPGVEGPSAVQSPQEPDASGAMQQVVDNVGDLPTSAGAKDIDLLFLRGIMESPTAQEQLEEVKLEAVQDNNVELVTEILGDISGLKVKDDSAAELSRILKEPHFQSLLEAHDMVASKCYEVPPPTETTNDAAVNSALMQADAVRMIGIRKKAGEPLGVTFRVEKDDLVIARILHGGMIDRQGLLHVGDIIKEVNGKDVGNNPTELQEMLKDCSGGITLKILPSYRDAPAPPQVYVRPYFDYNPANDNLIPCREAGMAFNRGDILQIVNREDPNWWQACHVVGGATGLIPSQFLEEKRKAFVPRDFDGSGILCGTIAGKKKKKMMYLTAKNAEFDRHELQIYEEVAKVPPFQRKTLVLIGAQGVGRRSLKNRLMVLHPTRFGTTIPYTSRRPRDDELIGNSYHFTSRTEMEVDVKAGRFLEHGEYDGNLYGTKIESIHEVVDTGRTCILDVNPQALKVLKTAEFMPYVVFIAAPDFETLKGMHKAVVDAGITAKQLTDVDLRKTVDESARIQRAYSHYFDLTIVNDNLDKAFETLQAAVDKLCSEPQWVPVNWVY
- the pals2b gene encoding MAGUK p55 subfamily member 6b isoform X1, with product MVTAMEDACPNGVREEAEEMTPPGQPGVEGPSAVQSPQEPDASGAMQQVVDNVGDLPTSAGAKDIDLLFLRGIMESPTVRTLAKAQEQLEEVKLEAVQDNNVELVTEILGDISGLKVKDDSAAELSRILKEPHFQSLLEAHDMVASKCYEVPPPTETTNDAAVNSALMQADAVRMIGIRKKAGEPLGVTFRVEKDDLVIARILHGGMIDRQGLLHVGDIIKEVNGKDVGNNPTELQEMLKDCSGGITLKILPSYRDAPAPPQVYVRPYFDYNPANDNLIPCREAGMAFNRGDILQIVNREDPNWWQACHVVGGATGLIPSQFLEEKRKAFVPRDFDGSGILCGTIAGKKKKKMMYLTAKNAEFDRHELQIYEEVAKVPPFQRKTLVLIGAQGVGRRSLKNRLMVLHPTRFGTTIPYTSRRPRDDELIGNSYHFTSRTEMEVDVKAGRFLEHGEYDGNLYGTKIESIHEVVDTGRTCILDVNPQALKVLKTAEFMPYVVFIAAPDFETLKGMHKAVVDAGITAKQLTDVDLRKTVDESARIQRAYSHYFDLTIVNDNLDKAFETLQAAVDKLCSEPQWVPVNWVY
- the pals2b gene encoding MAGUK p55 subfamily member 6b isoform X4; amino-acid sequence: MEGWSSAMQQVVDNVGDLPTSAGAKDIDLLFLRGIMESPTAQEQLEEVKLEAVQDNNVELVTEILGDISGLKVKDDSAAELSRILKEPHFQSLLEAHDMVASKCYEVPPPTETTNDAAVNSALMQADAVRMIGIRKKAGEPLGVTFRVEKDDLVIARILHGGMIDRQGLLHVGDIIKEVNGKDVGNNPTELQEMLKDCSGGITLKILPSYRDAPAPPQVYVRPYFDYNPANDNLIPCREAGMAFNRGDILQIVNREDPNWWQACHVVGGATGLIPSQFLEEKRKAFVPRDFDGSGILCGTIAGKKKKKMMYLTAKNAEFDRHELQIYEEVAKVPPFQRKTLVLIGAQGVGRRSLKNRLMVLHPTRFGTTIPYTSRRPRDDELIGNSYHFTSRTEMEVDVKAGRFLEHGEYDGNLYGTKIESIHEVVDTGRTCILDVNPQALKVLKTAEFMPYVVFIAAPDFETLKGMHKAVVDAGITAKQLTDVDLRKTVDESARIQRAYSHYFDLTIVNDNLDKAFETLQAAVDKLCSEPQWVPVNWVY
- the pals2b gene encoding MAGUK p55 subfamily member 6b isoform X3, yielding MEGWSSAMQQVVDNVGDLPTSAGAKDIDLLFLRGIMESPTVRTLAKAQEQLEEVKLEAVQDNNVELVTEILGDISGLKVKDDSAAELSRILKEPHFQSLLEAHDMVASKCYEVPPPTETTNDAAVNSALMQADAVRMIGIRKKAGEPLGVTFRVEKDDLVIARILHGGMIDRQGLLHVGDIIKEVNGKDVGNNPTELQEMLKDCSGGITLKILPSYRDAPAPPQVYVRPYFDYNPANDNLIPCREAGMAFNRGDILQIVNREDPNWWQACHVVGGATGLIPSQFLEEKRKAFVPRDFDGSGILCGTIAGKKKKKMMYLTAKNAEFDRHELQIYEEVAKVPPFQRKTLVLIGAQGVGRRSLKNRLMVLHPTRFGTTIPYTSRRPRDDELIGNSYHFTSRTEMEVDVKAGRFLEHGEYDGNLYGTKIESIHEVVDTGRTCILDVNPQALKVLKTAEFMPYVVFIAAPDFETLKGMHKAVVDAGITAKQLTDVDLRKTVDESARIQRAYSHYFDLTIVNDNLDKAFETLQAAVDKLCSEPQWVPVNWVY
- the pals2b gene encoding MAGUK p55 subfamily member 6b isoform X5; the protein is MQQVVDNVGDLPTSAGAKDIDLLFLRGIMESPTVRTLAKAQEQLEEVKLEAVQDNNVELVTEILGDISGLKVKDDSAAELSRILKEPHFQSLLEAHDMVASKCYEVPPPTETTNDAAVNSALMQADAVRMIGIRKKAGEPLGVTFRVEKDDLVIARILHGGMIDRQGLLHVGDIIKEVNGKDVGNNPTELQEMLKDCSGGITLKILPSYRDAPAPPQVYVRPYFDYNPANDNLIPCREAGMAFNRGDILQIVNREDPNWWQACHVVGGATGLIPSQFLEEKRKAFVPRDFDGSGILCGTIAGKKKKKMMYLTAKNAEFDRHELQIYEEVAKVPPFQRKTLVLIGAQGVGRRSLKNRLMVLHPTRFGTTIPYTSRRPRDDELIGNSYHFTSRTEMEVDVKAGRFLEHGEYDGNLYGTKIESIHEVVDTGRTCILDVNPQALKVLKTAEFMPYVVFIAAPDFETLKGMHKAVVDAGITAKQLTDVDLRKTVDESARIQRAYSHYFDLTIVNDNLDKAFETLQAAVDKLCSEPQWVPVNWVY